The following proteins are encoded in a genomic region of Populus nigra chromosome 16, ddPopNigr1.1, whole genome shotgun sequence:
- the LOC133675469 gene encoding rhodanese-like domain-containing protein 11, chloroplastic isoform X3, with protein MQAGDEDFELKQMRDMAAAKKRWDALIREGKVKILTPREAGYAIQLSNKPLLDVRPSVERKKAWVKASTWIPIFEADDNFDAGTVTRKVTNFVMGGWWSGMPTLSYDKQFLSKVEEKFPKDADLIVACQRGLRSLAACDLLNNAGYRNLFWVQGGLEAAEEEDFIGEGPQPLKFAGIGGVSEFLGWTDQQRAAAAKEGWGYRLLFSARLVGIFLVADALFIGAQQVGRYIQDLRSH; from the exons ATGCAAGCTGGTGATGAAGACTTTGAATTGAAGCAAATGAGAGACATGGCTGCTGCTAAGAAAAGATGGGATGCTCTG ATTAGGGAAGGAAAAGTAAAGATTCTTACACCAAGGGAAGCTGGGTATGCAATTCAACTGTCTAACAAACCTCTACTTGATGTTCGTCCCTCTGTGGAACGGAAAAAG GCATGGGTTAAAGCCTCAACTTGGATTCCAATCTTTGAAGCTGATGATAATTTTGATGCTGGAACTGTTACAAGAAAGGTCACAAATTTTGTGATGG GAGGTTGGTGGAGTGGTATGCCTACATTGTCTTATGACAA GCAGTTCCTATCAAAGGTTGAGGAGAAGTTCCCAAAAGATGCAGACCTTATTGTTGCATGCCAGAGAGGATTGAG ATCTCTAGCTGCTTGTGACTTGCTAAACAATGCTGGGTATAGAAACCTTTTTTGGGTCCAAGGGGGTCTTGAGGCTGCTGAAGAAGAG GATTTTATCGGTGAAGGTCCTCAGCCCCTTAAGTTTGCTGGAATTGGTGGGGTTTCTGAATTCCTGGG CTGGACAGATCAGCAAAGGGCTGCTGCTGCCAAAGAAGGTTGGGGTTATCGATTATTGTTCTCTGCTCGTCTG GTTGGAATCTTTCTCGTTGCGGATGCCTTGTTTATTGGTGCTCAGCAAGTAGGTCGCTATATTCAGGATCTAAGATCACATTGA
- the LOC133675566 gene encoding cytochrome P450 71AP13-like: MAFLQWLKESSNPTLLFVTIFLLVALKFLMKGKLKNRKLNLPPSPAKLPIIGNLHQLGNMPHISLRGLAKKYGPIIFLQLGEIPTVVISSVRLAKEVLKTHDLVLSSRPQLFSAKHLFYGCTDIAFAPYGAYWRNIRKICILELLSAKRVQWYSFVREEEVARLIHRIAESYPGTTNLSKMIGLYANDVLCRVALGRDFSGGGEYDRHGFQKMLDDYQALLGGFSLGDYFPSMEFVHSLTGMKSKLQHTVRRFDQFFDKVITEHQNSEGKQEEKKDLVDVLLDIQKDGSSEMRLTMDNIKAVILDMFAAGTDTTFITLDWTMTELIMNPKVMEKAQAEVRSVVGDRIVVQESDLPRLHYMKAVIKEIFRLHPAVPVLVPRESLEDVIIDGFNIPAKTRIYVNVWGMGRDPELWENPETFEPERFMGSSIDFKGQDFELIPFGAGRRSCPAITFGIATVEIALAQLLHSFDWELPPGIKAQDIDNTEAFGISMHRTVPLHVIAKPHFN, encoded by the exons ATGGCTTTTCTACAATGGCTGAAAGAAAGCTCCAATCCTACCTTGCTCTTTGTAACTATTTTTCTATTAGTAGCGCTCAAGTTTCTCATGAAGGGGAAACTGAAAAACAGAAAGCTCAATCTCCCACCAAGCCCTGCGAAGTTGCCAATCATTGGCAACCTTCACCAGCTTGGTAACATGCCTCACATATCTCTCCGAGGGCTTGCCAAGAAGTATGGTCCAATCATATTTTTACAACTTGGGGAGATCCCAACTGTAGTGATTTCATCAGTGCGATTGGCAAAAGAAGTTCTGAAAACCCATGATCTTGTACTCTCTAGCCGTCCTCAGCTCTTCTCGGCCAAACACTTGTTCTATGGTTGCACTGATATTGCTTTTGCTCCATATGGTGCTTACTGGAGGAATATAAGGAAAATTTGCATACTTGAGCTTCTTAGTGCCAAGCGTGTCCAATGGTACAGCTTtgttagagaagaagaagttgcTCGCTTGATTCATCGGATTGCAGAATCTTATCCTGGCACTACCAACCTTAGCAAGATGATTGGACTATATGCCAATGATGTCCTTTGTCGGGTTGCGTTAGGAAGGGATTTCTCTGGAGGAGGAGAGTATGATCGGCACGGGTTCCAGAAGATGCTTGATGATTATCAAGCATTGCTTGGAGGATTCAGTCTTGGAGACTATTTTCCTTCAATGGAGTTTGTGCACAGTCTAACTGGAATGAAATCGAAACTCCAGCACACCGTCAGACGGTTTGATCAGTTCTTCGATAAGGTAATAACCGAGCACCAAAATTCTGAGGGGAAACAAGAGGAGAAGAAGGACCTTGTTGACGTTCTACTCGATATTCAAAAGGATGGATCTTCTGAAATGCGTCTCACCATGGATAATATTAAAGCTGTCATCTTG GACATGTTTGCTGCAGGAACTGATACAACCTTCATAACCCTTGATTGGACAATGACAGAGCTTATCATGAATCCTAAAGTCATGGAGAAAGCACAAGCTGAAGTGCGAAGTGTTGTCGGAGACAGAATAGTTGTACAAGAGAGTGATCTGCCCCGACTGCACTACATGAAAGCTGTTATCAAAGAGATCTTTCGATTACATCCTGCGGTTCCAGTTTTAGTCCCAAGAGAATCTTTAGAAGATGTTATCATTGATGGGTTCAACATTCCAGCTAAAACACGGATTTATGTCAATGTCTGGGGAATGGGGAGGGATCCAGAACTGTGGGAAAATCCTGAAACATTTGAACCAGAAAGATTTATGGGCAGCAGTATAGACTTCAAGGGGCAAGATTTTGAGCTAATACCATTTGGAGCTGGTAGAAGAAGCTGCCCAGCAATCACATTTGGAATAGCAACTGTTGAAATTGCTTTAGCTCAACTCCTCCACAGCTTTGATTGGGAGCTTCCCCCTGGTATCAAAGCTCAGGACATAGATAATACAGAAGCTTTCGGCATCTCAATGCACAGGACAgttccactacatgtcattgcCAAACCACACTTCAACTAA
- the LOC133676134 gene encoding E3 ubiquitin-protein ligase RGLG2-like — protein MGGILSTRTRSRYPSSSQSWSHNSYPQSPYAQPSQEHTAYQHYAPPPQSYGDQAPNSRRLERKYSRIDDNYNSLEQVTDALARAGLESSNLIVGIDFTKSNEWTGARSFNRRSLHHIGDEQNPYEQAISIIGKTLSSFDEDNLIPCFGFGDASTHDQEVFSFFPDERFCNGFAEVLTRYRELAPQLRLAGPTSFAPLIEMAITIVEQSGGQYHVLLIIADGQVTRSVDTERGQLSPQEKGTVEAIVKASEYPLSIILVGVGDGPWDMMKEFDDNIPARAFDNFQFVNFTKIMSKNMDRSRKEAEFSLSALMEIPSQYKATLELNILGATRGKGIDRVPLPPPQYGAGADSFRKGIDRVPLPSPRYGAGADSFRNPEPAQSSSTRPSAPSSDRHDGTAFPGSSASDNHLCPICLTDPKDMAFSCGHQTCCDCGQDLQLCPICRSTIHTRIKLY, from the exons ATGGGAGGGATACTCTCCACACGTACAAGATCACGCTATCCTTCTAGTTCACAATCATGGAGTCATAACAGCTATCCCCAGTCACCATATGCTCAACCAAGCCAAGAACATACAGCATACCAGCACTATGCACCTCCACCTCAGAGCTATGGTGATCAAGCACCAAATTCTAGGAGATTGGAGAGAAAGTATTCAAGGATAGATGATAATTATAATAGCCTGGAGCAG GTTACTGATGCCCTGGCACGTGCTGGCTTGGAGTCTTCAAATCTTATTGTCGGTATTGATTTCACAAAAAGCAATGAGTGGACAG GTGCAAGGTCATTCAACAGGAGAAGCCTGCATCACATTGGAGATGAGCAAAATCCCTATGAGCAAGCAATATCTATCATTGGAAAAACATTATCTTCCTTTGATGAGGATAACTTAATTCCCTGTTTTGGATTCGGAGATG CATCAACGCATGATCAAGaagttttcagtttttttccggATGAGAGGTTTTGTAATGGATTTGCAGAAGTTTTGACACGATATAGAGAATTGGCCCCCCAGCTACGACTTGCAG gaCCAACATCTTTTGCCCCTCTCATTGAAATGGCTATTACAATAGTTGAGCAAAGTGGCGGCCAGTACCATGTTTTGCTTATAATAGCTGATGGGCAG GTGACAAGAAGTGTTGACACTGAGCGTGGCCAACTAAGCCCGCAGGAAAAGGGAACTGTTGAAGCAATTGTGAAAGCTAG TGAGTACCCCCTGTCCATTATATTAGTTGGGGTTGGAGATGGACCATGGGACATGATGAAGGAATTTGATGATAACATCCCTGCCCGGGCATTTGACAATTTCCAG TTTgtgaattttacaaaaataatgtCAAAGAACATGGACCGATCCAGAAAAGAAGCAGAGTTTTCTCTTTCTGCTTTGATGGAAATACCTTCTCAGTATAAAGCAACACTAGAGCTTAATATTTTGGG TGCTACTAGAGGGAAGGGCATCGATAGGGTTCCTCTTCCCCCTCCCCAGTATGGTGCTGGTGCAGATTCATTCAGGAAGGGCATTGATAGGGTTCCTCTTCCCTCTCCCCGGTATGGTGCTGGTGCAGATTCATTCAGAAACCCAGAACCTGCTCAATCAAGCAGCACTCGTCCAAGTGCGCCTTCTTCTGACAGACATGATGGCACAGCATTTCCTGGAAGTTCTGCTTCTGATAATCAT CTTTGTCCCATTTGCCTCACCGACCCTAAGGATATGGCCTTTAGTTGTGGACATCAG ACATGCTGTGACTGTGGTCAAGATCTCCAGTTATGCCCCATCTGTCGAAGCACCATCCACACCAGAATAAAGCTCTATTAA
- the LOC133675469 gene encoding rhodanese-like domain-containing protein 11, chloroplastic isoform X1 has translation MDSLELPSLNAHKISHFNLPKEQSTRLLSKVHHFNSSMQPPSLKLCPTYRAQRSRRSVIQMQAGDEDFELKQMRDMAAAKKRWDALIREGKVKILTPREAGYAIQLSNKPLLDVRPSVERKKAWVKASTWIPIFEADDNFDAGTVTRKVTNFVMGGWWSGMPTLSYDKQFLSKVEEKFPKDADLIVACQRGLRSLAACDLLNNAGYRNLFWVQGGLEAAEEEDFIGEGPQPLKFAGIGGVSEFLGWTDQQRAAAAKEGWGYRLLFSARLVGIFLVADALFIGAQQVGRYIQDLRSH, from the exons ATGGATTCTCTTGAACTTCCCTCTCTCAATGCTCACAAAATCTCACATTTTAACTTGCCAAAAGAACAAAGCACAAGATTGTTATCAAAAGTGCATCACTTCAACTCTTCAATGCAACCACCTTCTTTGAAACTCTGTCCAACTTATAGAGCTCAACGTTCA CGAAGGAGTGTGATACAAATGCAAGCTGGTGATGAAGACTTTGAATTGAAGCAAATGAGAGACATGGCTGCTGCTAAGAAAAGATGGGATGCTCTG ATTAGGGAAGGAAAAGTAAAGATTCTTACACCAAGGGAAGCTGGGTATGCAATTCAACTGTCTAACAAACCTCTACTTGATGTTCGTCCCTCTGTGGAACGGAAAAAG GCATGGGTTAAAGCCTCAACTTGGATTCCAATCTTTGAAGCTGATGATAATTTTGATGCTGGAACTGTTACAAGAAAGGTCACAAATTTTGTGATGG GAGGTTGGTGGAGTGGTATGCCTACATTGTCTTATGACAA GCAGTTCCTATCAAAGGTTGAGGAGAAGTTCCCAAAAGATGCAGACCTTATTGTTGCATGCCAGAGAGGATTGAG ATCTCTAGCTGCTTGTGACTTGCTAAACAATGCTGGGTATAGAAACCTTTTTTGGGTCCAAGGGGGTCTTGAGGCTGCTGAAGAAGAG GATTTTATCGGTGAAGGTCCTCAGCCCCTTAAGTTTGCTGGAATTGGTGGGGTTTCTGAATTCCTGGG CTGGACAGATCAGCAAAGGGCTGCTGCTGCCAAAGAAGGTTGGGGTTATCGATTATTGTTCTCTGCTCGTCTG GTTGGAATCTTTCTCGTTGCGGATGCCTTGTTTATTGGTGCTCAGCAAGTAGGTCGCTATATTCAGGATCTAAGATCACATTGA
- the LOC133675469 gene encoding rhodanese-like domain-containing protein 11, chloroplastic isoform X2 — protein MDSLELPSLNAHKISHFNLPKEQSTRLLSKVHHFNSSMQPPSLKLCPTYRAQRSRRSVIQMQAGDEDFELKQMRDMAAAKKRWDALIREGKVKILTPREAGYAIQLSNKPLLDVRPSVERKKAWVKASTWIPIFEADDNFDAGTVTRKVTNFVMGGWWSGMPTLSYDKQFLSKVEEKFPKDADLIVACQRGLRILSVKVLSPLSLLELVGFLNSWAGQISKGLLLPKKVGVIDYCSLLVWLESFSLRMPCLLVLSK, from the exons ATGGATTCTCTTGAACTTCCCTCTCTCAATGCTCACAAAATCTCACATTTTAACTTGCCAAAAGAACAAAGCACAAGATTGTTATCAAAAGTGCATCACTTCAACTCTTCAATGCAACCACCTTCTTTGAAACTCTGTCCAACTTATAGAGCTCAACGTTCA CGAAGGAGTGTGATACAAATGCAAGCTGGTGATGAAGACTTTGAATTGAAGCAAATGAGAGACATGGCTGCTGCTAAGAAAAGATGGGATGCTCTG ATTAGGGAAGGAAAAGTAAAGATTCTTACACCAAGGGAAGCTGGGTATGCAATTCAACTGTCTAACAAACCTCTACTTGATGTTCGTCCCTCTGTGGAACGGAAAAAG GCATGGGTTAAAGCCTCAACTTGGATTCCAATCTTTGAAGCTGATGATAATTTTGATGCTGGAACTGTTACAAGAAAGGTCACAAATTTTGTGATGG GAGGTTGGTGGAGTGGTATGCCTACATTGTCTTATGACAA GCAGTTCCTATCAAAGGTTGAGGAGAAGTTCCCAAAAGATGCAGACCTTATTGTTGCATGCCAGAGAGGATTGAG GATTTTATCGGTGAAGGTCCTCAGCCCCTTAAGTTTGCTGGAATTGGTGGGGTTTCTGAATTCCTGGG CTGGACAGATCAGCAAAGGGCTGCTGCTGCCAAAGAAGGTTGGGGTTATCGATTATTGTTCTCTGCTCGTCTG GTTGGAATCTTTCTCGTTGCGGATGCCTTGTTTATTGGTGCTCAGCAAGTAG